The following are from one region of the Macaca thibetana thibetana isolate TM-01 chromosome 2, ASM2454274v1, whole genome shotgun sequence genome:
- the TM4SF1 gene encoding transmembrane 4 L6 family member 1 isoform X1, with protein sequence MCYGKCARCIGHSLVGLALLCIIANILLYFPNGETKYASENHLSRFVWFFSGIVGGGLLMLLPAFVFIGLEQDDCCGCCGHENCGKRCAMLSSVLAALIGIAGSGYCVIVAALGLAEGPLCLDSFGQWNYTFASTEGQYLLDTSTWSQCTEPKHIVEWNVSLFSILLALGGIEFILCLIQVINGVLGGICGFCCSRQQQYDC encoded by the exons ATGTGCTACGGGAAGTGTGCACGATGCATCGGACATTCTCTGGTGGGGCTCGCCCTCCTGTGCATTATAGCTAATATTTTGCTTTACTTTCCCAATGGGGAAACAAAGTATGCCTCCGAAAACCACCTCAGCCGCTTCGTGTGGTTCTTTTCTGGCATCGTAGGAGGGGGCCTGCTG ATGCTCCTGCCAGCATTTGTCTTCATTGGGCTGGAACAGGATgactgctgtggctgctgtggccATGAAAACTGTGGCAAACGATGTGCG ATGCTTTCTTCTGTACTGGCTGCTCTCATTGGAATTGCAGGATCTGGCTACTGTGTCATTGTGGCAGCCCTTGGCTTGGCAGAAGGACCACTATGTCTTGATTCCTTCGGCCAGTGGAACTACACCTTTGCCAGCACCGAGGGCCA GTACCTTCTGGATACCTCCACATGGTCCCAGTGCACTGAACCCAAGCACATTGTGGAATGGAATGTATCTCTGTTTTCTATCCTCTTGGCTCTTGGTGGAATTGAATTCATCTTGTGTCTTATTCAAGTAATAAATGGAGTGCTTGGAGGCATATGTGGCTTTTGCTGCTCTCGCCAACAG caATATGACTGCTAA
- the TM4SF1 gene encoding transmembrane 4 L6 family member 1 isoform X2 produces MCYGKCARCIGHSLVGLALLCIIANILLYFPNGETKYASENHLSRFVWFFSGIVGGGLLMLLPAFVFIGLEQDDCCGCCGHENCGKRCAMLSSVLAALIGIAGSGYCVIVAALGLAEGPLCLDSFGQWNYTFASTEGQYLLDTSTWSQCTEPKHIVEWNVSLFSILLALGGIEFILCLIQVINGVLGGICGFCCSRQQVRTCIKINMTAKRTTPGQSHNLPLFHCNLYILLVFICKTLYWCNILLIFYFYKGL; encoded by the exons ATGTGCTACGGGAAGTGTGCACGATGCATCGGACATTCTCTGGTGGGGCTCGCCCTCCTGTGCATTATAGCTAATATTTTGCTTTACTTTCCCAATGGGGAAACAAAGTATGCCTCCGAAAACCACCTCAGCCGCTTCGTGTGGTTCTTTTCTGGCATCGTAGGAGGGGGCCTGCTG ATGCTCCTGCCAGCATTTGTCTTCATTGGGCTGGAACAGGATgactgctgtggctgctgtggccATGAAAACTGTGGCAAACGATGTGCG ATGCTTTCTTCTGTACTGGCTGCTCTCATTGGAATTGCAGGATCTGGCTACTGTGTCATTGTGGCAGCCCTTGGCTTGGCAGAAGGACCACTATGTCTTGATTCCTTCGGCCAGTGGAACTACACCTTTGCCAGCACCGAGGGCCA GTACCTTCTGGATACCTCCACATGGTCCCAGTGCACTGAACCCAAGCACATTGTGGAATGGAATGTATCTCTGTTTTCTATCCTCTTGGCTCTTGGTGGAATTGAATTCATCTTGTGTCTTATTCAAGTAATAAATGGAGTGCTTGGAGGCATATGTGGCTTTTGCTGCTCTCGCCAACAGGTAAGAACCTGCATAAAAAT caATATGACTGCTAAAAGAACCACCCCAGGACAGAGCCACAATCTTCCTCTATTTCattgtaatttatatattttacttgtattCATTTGTAAAACTTTGTACTGGTGTAACATACTCCTCATATTCTACTTTTACAAAGGCCTGTAA